AAGCTGCTGCATTCTGATAATTACGTCACCAAGCGGCAGTCTCTGAAGGTGAGAATAACTTGCTGTTTTCACAGGGTTGTTTTCAATAATTCAAACCCTTGAGGTGGAGATTAAGCTGCTAGGATCTATACATGAAAGAGAGATAGCTTAAGAAAAGAGAGTTCTCAGAAAGATGCTTCTTTGAAACTTGAACAGCCGCATATTTTAATAGGATAGCCACATACTTTGACTTCACATAGGAATGTTTTATGACAAACCTTGCTTGGTTTAATAAAAGCAGCAATATGTTGAGTGGTTTGGCTTCATTCTTACCACATagttttgttattgttcttAAATGAGTTATAAGTGACTATCAATTGATATCCAGCTCTTAGGAGAACTATTACTGGACAGACATAACTTCACAGTCATGACTAAATACATCAGTCGAGCCGAGAACCTAAAGCTGATGATGAACATGTTGAGAGACAACAGCCGCAACATCCAGTTCGAAGCCTTCCATGTCTTTAAggtatgtgtttatatgcacAGCATTTCATGTAACGCAATATATTTGGATTTGGCACTTCGCTTGTCTGCCTTTCCCTCCGTCTACTCCAATTACTTTCCACACTTGGCAGCTGACTCGTCTTCTGTCCCAGTTCTGGCCTCACTTATTGAATGTAAACAGGTCAGGGTCAGtcactagtgtgtgtgtgtgagctgtagTTCAGACCACATAAAGGTAGATTCAGTGACTTGGATCGCACTTTTAACAGGTTTCTTGTGTCCTCTCAGGTGTTTGTGGCTAACCCCAATAAGACGCAGCCTGTGCTGGATATCCTCCTCAAGAATCAGTCCAAGCTGGTGGACTTCCTGAGCCACTTTCAAACGGACCGCTCTGAAGACGAGCAGTTCTGCGACGAGAAGAACTATCTCATTAAGCAGATCCGGGACCTCAAGCGGCCTGCACCTGCAGAGGAGTCTTAATGGGAAAGCATGGAGCGTACTATCGGGGAGCTCGGCTAGTGATGTGGTTTGATTATGTGGGTGAGAATTggatgagaggaaaaaaaataagatggaAAGAAAGGCTGGCATCACTCGGAATAAATCTCTTTACATCCAGCTTCTAAAACCGGTAAAGAAATGCTGTCAGGATGTGTAAACGCATGCCTGTCCCTTTACTTGGGGGTGAGTAGGTTTTTGCTGCAGGAGGAGCAAGTGGAACCCAAGCACTCCATTTAAACCTatgtacaatacatttttagcacTGCCCTTAAAAAGGAAGTACAGTCGATTTACCTTTTTAGATGGTGAATcgtagatttaaaaaaaaaaaaatgtattcatattgcTCAGAATGAAAAGTATATTGAAAGCCTGCTCAGGccttttaaaagacatttttaaaagtaagaaCATGTATATTGGTACCGGTATGGCTTTGCATATTTGCACTGAATCTGGTAGCTTTGCTCCAGGTAGGCCATTAGTGCCAGTTCATAAACCAAATATTAACAATAGGTCATAAGTACAGGATATTATAGGGCCTTCTTTCAGTACACAAACACGCATTCATCTAGACATTCTCACATTTAAACTAGTCAAGGAACTTTAAAGCCTTTTATAGTCTAAAAATGTCAAGTGAAATATAccgggggaaaaaaataatagaaatagcCTGTAGAGTTTAGTGGTCATGTTGGATGCTGCACTCAATTTCCATTTTAACTGGGTGCCTTATTTAAATAGCTTGGTCATTCTGGGTCTTCTATTACgtttatatttatctataacGTCGGatttgtagtattattattcTGCTTTTGCTTGGGTTAATGCCTTAGGAGGATTAGtgttatttaaactaataaaaaatatgaaatgatgaAAACCAATACTCATTTAAAGTTTTCTCAGTTTAGTTCAACCATATAATGCATTCAGGGTTCATAGATTTCAGTACATGGTACACGGAGCATGTTTACGGTGCAAGACataacctcacacacacacacacacacacacacacactgaaagatGTGAAATGCTAGAGCTGGGGTATGTCGTGACATTCCTCGGCCGCTCTTTGATAGACACCTTAGACAAGCCAATTAAGCCTTTAAAAGATGGATGCAGTAGATAAGAGCATTTAACACAGTTCTTGTGTCCTGCGCTGTCAGACTTGAATGAGCCAAAGCTGTGGTAACACGTTATAGACCTAGAATTTGGTTCTCCTCTGGATTCGTTCTTACAGCACCTCTTGTTTTAGATAAAATGCAGAATGGGATTCTACTGAAAGGTTCCACCATTAGTCTTTATATCTTGagttgaatatattttatgtactcCGTTTGCACAAGTTCCTTTCTTTATATACCTCATAGGTTTTAAATTCCTAAGTGCTGTTTTCCCCCCTGCTTTATGTCAATAGATATTGTGGAAACACTTTACAGTATAGTTTAATTCATTAATGttagtaaatgcatttactaattttggttaattaaacattttaagcgGCATAcatgaacatttaaattaataatgaacaatagCGTACTATTAACTAAtctaatgcattaactaatgttaacaaatcgaccttattgtaaagtgtttctGGTGTTATTTAGGATGTGGGACAGTAGTTCGAATTATGCAAACTCAAATAAGACCATACTTCATTGTGGTCTTGTAATGCTGAATAGGACCTACAAGGGAAACGATTTAATTTTTGCAGTTTGCTAATGAGCGCATAGAATGTCAGGAGTTGTGAGGAAAGCACTAGCCGTGCTTTTGTAAATGAGCCAGAGTTTCACtctaaaaggtttttaatggATTCATCCAAATGTCAATGTGTGCTTGTACTTTGACAGTTTCAGTCCACTCATCACCAgaagcaaatgtttttgtttttttaagtatgtctTGTGCATGTGAAGCATTATTGTAAGTATTTAGGATGTGAAAAGCCTTCTGAGCTGCCTTTTGCTTTTATAAACTGCACCGTGTAAATGCACCAAGCCTTTGTGTTGAACGGTGGCCCAGACTGATTCACTCGCCTTTTTCCCAAAAGTTCTACAGCTATCTATAACCAAATATTTCCAccgttttattaaatgtcactTGATACCACATGTACAAGAATGGGTGTTTGGCCAAATGTGATTATTCCTCTTAACAGGGTTTTTGTCCTCAAGCTCATTGAAGCTTTGAGGTTTTAGATTCTCCATGCAGTGATGGTAATCTCTGACAAAAGAGTTTCAAAATAATACGTTAGATCTTTGATAAGTTATTATGGTGGATTACATACACCTGATAATGTTTGCTATGCTTTTCACTGTTTTCACTCATTTTCCTATGAGATCTCTGTTATATTTTTCACTGTGGGAGAGgattatatatgtacataaagttttattttaaacaaaagagtaAGTGTGGAGgcatattgaaaataaaataaacagtggcacttctgtggaacatcaaatttgtcttttttttttttttttttttttgtcgcaACTAATCATTGGCTGCTAAAGTGTCTCCGTAAGAGCTCGAGGGCTGTGCGGCTCTGTgcgtgactctctctctctgcgcaCAGGTGAGCCCGGTTCTGCTCCACCTCCCTCCGAAGCCTCAGGAGCACAGCCTCATTTTCTATCCGAGCCGCTTTTTCCAGTCTGTCTCCTTCAGATTTCCATTGCGCGTGCGCTCTTTCCAGTTCCCGTGCGAGGTCGGAGCGCTCCTGCGCTATCTGCTGCATGTCCTCCTTTGCTTTCCTCAGACTTGTCTTCCACCTGTCCGCCTCTTCTTCCGTTTCCCTGACCTGTACAGTCAGATTATATAACCGAACATTCATTTTTTGGCTCTCTGACTTCAGATCATCTATCATGAGGGCCTGACGTGCAGCCCTTTTTTTGGAAAGGCTTAACTGTTCCTCCAGCTTCTCCACCAGGCCTTGCAGCTTCATCCTTTCCTCGTGTTCTGCTTTAAGCTGCTGCTCTGAACGACTGAGCTGTCGCTTTAGTCGCCATCTGTCCCTCTCAACTTCTTCAAAACCGGCCCGCAGTTTGGTGATGTCCTTCTCATTCCAAATGCACCTCTGTCCTGCACTCTCGCCCTGGTCGGGACGATTTTCAGAGGTCTCCCTTTCGACAGGCCTAATAATTCTCTTTGCTAGGGCTTCCTTCTGAAGCAGCCGCTCGGTTTGCTGGACCTCTTTCAAAGCTTTCAGGTATATCTCCCTCCTGTGGCTCCTTTGGGGTTCACCCAGGTCCGTGGAGAGGGTTGAAGGTGGTTTTATTGAGCTGCTGCGTTGTTCGTTTGTGTCAGTCTGGCTTTCCAGCAGGTTTTGGAAAGTGAAACGAGGAGGGAAGAGTTCCTCCACCCAGTGATGGTCATCTCTGGACTCGTGTGCGGTGTTTTGATCAGCGATTTCCATGGTCCTCATAACCAAACTGTTCCAGCTTCATTAAAACGCGAGAAACTGCGTTACTTGCTATTTAAGGGCGCTTAGTTTTCACACCCCTTTCACCAGTTACAATACAAGTCGTGTCTGGAATTGAAACGTGCAAAATTATAGATATGAGAcgaaactatatattttatttgccgTTCATACTTACAACATTGGCGTCGTTGACTACAGTCTCTTTCAGCGCAACTTCCTGTTTTCATGCAGGAGCGCAACGAACACTTTGCGCCCCCTGCTGGATGAGTTTAAAAGGTTAAATTCTTACCCATGCAAGTCCATTTTTGACCCTGAACTACAAAACCAGTAATAAGGGTCAGTTGAATAAACGAGCTTCCATTGATGTATTACGATAGGATAATATTTGGCTGTCATACAGCggtttgaaaatctgaaatctaagggttttcttttaaagttgtccaaaggCAATGCATAGCACTATTCAAAAATCGTTATATTATTGATATGTTAACGGTAGGGCATTAACAAATCTTCACGAAACACGAGGTTTACttgatatcctaatgatttttgacataaaaatgtatcattttaaccCATGTAATATATCGTTGGCTGAAAATGTACCCGTGCTACTTAAGAGCAAAGACATTCGCGGTGCCTTCGGCTTGCCTTggaatgtattataaatgtgtaaaattctttgtatttaatatacagaGAAACTTTAAACTTAtgcaaatataacaaaaatcaCTGAGAGTAGTATCGCCTGCTCAAAACGCATTGTTAAACTCAAGAGTGATTAGGCAAATTTCTAAAACCTTTTGAGCATTATCCGGGAACTGCAGCTTTCCTCTTAATATAAAACATGCTACAAGTGGGATTAATATTAGGACACAAAATACATCTCAGAGTTTAATTTTCAGGACTAATTAAGTCGTCTTTTCAAATAAAGCTCATCTTCATTCGTAACATACAAtcgtttctttaaaaatagaaaattttaGTATTGCATTAATTACATGTACTTCGGTGtactttattaagtaaaaacaaatctattgtttaatttacaaataagtAACAATTCGCAAGCTCATGTTTCTCGTTTCTTCTGTTGGTTAGCATAAGTAACCGCATACACCCTacatgcttgcttttttttcaccctGATCATTTTCTTTGTGCCTTGGAGAGAGAAAAGTAGGTTAAAGTTCAAAAGGACGCTCTGAGGTTTCCTCCTATTCAAAGAACAGAGCGGCAGCTCGCAGATCTTTGTTCAAAACCGTGTTAGAAACATGTAAAAGTTTCTAAACTGTGCTCAGAAAAGTTTGCTAATTGGATTGCATCCGCTTTTTAATAAGCAAACTCGAAAAATAAACAAGATGAACCCATGGATAAAATGACGTGGGAATGCTGAGGGAAATGCTCTTTGAAGCCTAACACAATGGTGCACATACATCCCACTTTGGAATAGTGGGGGTTGAGTAAaccggggtcagaggtcaccgaAGCCTTCTGTCTCTCACTGACCCTAGGATTTATTCCCATGAAGCCGGAGCGTCTTAACACTCAAACTATTTTTAGCTAACTTTTGGACGACGCGTAATGTCTTGAGGTTCGCATTTCCAGGATTCCCACCGGTTTTGATGAGCCGCGCTCCAGTTATTTCTGGAGCTAAGACGGATAATCGGCGGGATTTTGTGCGGACATTTCTGTCGCCCCCCGCCCCcaacaagagaaaaaaagggaTGCTCTACAATTACATGCATGACGTAACATTTTGTTGTCTGTCTTGAGTGGAGGCATGGGTTGAACATGAAACATCTGCGCAGTAAGGTATCGAAACCTTAAGGGTAAAACACCTTCACCTCATTCTTCGCTGTTAAACTGAATGCACAAATGTGACCCTGGGCCACAAAGCCAGTCATAAGCAgcatttgtagcaataacaTGTTATTGTGGTCAAAATTATCAACttatatgccaaaaatcattaagatatcAAGTAAAAATCGCGCTGCGCGACTATTTAGTAAATGTTCTACCATATATCACAgcttaatttttgtttagtaaCACACATCGATAAGAACTTCATTTAAAGGTGCCTTTCTCTatgcctatatatttattttttcagattccagatattcaaatagcTGTATCTTAGCCAAGCATGGTCTTATCCCAACAAACCACACATCAGTGACAAGCTAATGCACTCGATTATTAAACGATTAGCCTTATGGCTGGTTTTGCGGTCATTAAACGCACCATGCATTGTTcgtataaaaatgaattattggtCCATTTTATTCGCAGGGCAGAGAAAACTACAACcttgttaaaaaaattcctttCCTCCCCAAAGTCTCCTATAGGCCCGTTGTTTTTGGGTTGCCACCAAGTCTATATCGATTTGCGCGCTTGCGCTAAGAGCTTCGCAAAGAGGTacattaatataacaaatagcAAACACGTCCTCGTTTAAATCGGCACGCAAGTCCTCAATGGTTAAAAAAGCACCAAATTGAATTCTGTGAAAGTGGAATATGGGATATAGGAGAGCGGATGTGAGTCGTGGGGGGATTGAGTGAGTTGAGttggggaggaggaggaggctcGCGAGGCCCATCATCACATGACGAGACGTTCGCGCCTCTTTCGTAAACCTTCTCCAACCTGATGATCCCAAACAACTCGGAGGTTACGCGCGAGTTTAACTTCGGCGGAGGCCTGTTGCGCGGCCCGCGTTGACGCGCGGGTCTGCGCCGCGGCGAGGAGCGACGGTGGAAACTTTGAATTCGTGACAGCGTTTGTCGGCGGGGACAGGCTTTGTGCGCGCGGAGCAGCCGGGGAGCTAGCAGACAATGTGCGAGAGATGGATCAATTAATGGACCCCCGAGCGCTTAGATATTGCGTTCGGAGGCGCTCGGTTGTCTTAACCGGGCGCATGTAAGTCAAATTCGCTTTTAAAACGACGATACTGGCGACTTCTGACGGCTGTGTTGGGGAAACGTAACGTGTGACCGCGAAAGTCGTTTGTtctgattaattatttttttttttggtaagaaATTACGTTTGACTTTACACGATTTGCCGATTAATATTTAACCCGTGCTACTAGCAGTTTGTGTACAGGCGAGTTATATGTTAACGTTACCTTGCTGAGTGAATCTGGACCCTGATTTAAATAGGagctatagttttttttttttttttttactttttaaagaccgCAACACTTGAGCTTGACGCTTAAAATGTCTTTTGCGCGTATTGCATAAATATAGTATTGTTTACACGCGCTTAAAAGCATTGGTGTGTTTCACGTGGCTCCGCAGTTGTTCTTCATGGCAAGGGTCAGTGTATCAAAACTCAAACTCAGGTGAGAAACTATACTCGGATAAAAGACGCGCTTTAAGGTTCGTGAAAACTAGCCCCCGTCGTTTAAAACCTCCCAACACTTCCTCGCGCTCAACccagttttgttgttgttttcagctTTTCGCCGATACTAGGAGTCCGTTTCCTGTCGAAAACACCCACTCTTATATAAACAGGCTTTTTAGCTACTTTCTAGCGCATTAAACACGTGCTATCACTAAAGGGTCGACTAAACTTAAGCCTGTCGCGAAAGGACAGCTCGTGGGCCACACAAGCAGAAGATCGGCCACCGACCTTAAGGCCTAGTTAACGTTTGCGATAACTTATTCATCTTTGCGTTTTTTTCCGTCAGCCCGAGACTCGAAATCATGCTTAATAAGCTTTAGGCGCTTCTCTGACGTTGAAACGCAAAtgcatcaattttttttatatttagacaaCACGGCGTGAAGGGAATTGCGTTTTAAAGGTGCTTAAGTTTTAAGTTGACTCTTTTGGTAGCAGACCTCGTATTTGGGCTATTTATTAGCCCACACAACCAGCAGTGATGAAGAGCTTTCAACAAGTACCTATATTGAGTGGAAGATCCTCCATTTTGAGAGACCCAATGAGACGCGAGCAAAGCGCGCCAATCACAAGAACCAGTGGCGCCCGGCCGTACTGAAGAAtttcaccttttaaaaaaaaccttagttAGTCACAATTTACGTGTGgtgacactttttaaaaaatagcttaGAGTTGAAATGCACCCGTAGAAAACGAGGCAGTTGCGTAAAGTCAAGTGGAAACGACAGAATTTAGTACTCGCTAAATGGGCGTAAACTTTTTACAGCGATTTGTTAACGTTTTTAATTGTTGCTGTGCATTGTAATAAATGGTTTCTTTGGATAGGATCTTCTAATTAAGGAATGAAAGCGTAATTATGAGATTGTTGATTGTTTGTCTCTTTCCCCCCTTTCTAGGCACGCTGGAAGCCTCTCCCTGAAACTTAGGACCACCCACATTATTTTAGCATGGCCTTCCTGCTAAGGTGCATCTTGTGTAGTTAGTGAAGTAGCATAGTATCTACTGCGCTAGATGCTCCTTTTGGCTGGAGGAGCCGTACGTTCAGCGCTCGGAAGCAAAACCGCAaccaaattaaatcattttttgtttgcaagCTCTACTCTGACATTACTGTTGTAACTGCACCATTTTTCTCCCCCTCCTAAGATCTAGGCGAGTTTGTCCTGGCAGTTCCAAAGTGCTCACAGTGCAGGTAGTGCCAGTGAATCTACTGCAGTGTTTGCACTTCAAGTATTGCCGGTCGCCTTCTGTCCGTCTCTGTGGAGCCGTGCTtagatgctgctgctgcttatGGAAAAGCCCTGTTATGCGTGGTGAGTTTTGCAGGATTGCATCCAGCTTTATTTCAACATGCTGTGCAAATCCATGCAAAACTCGCTGCACTAGGGACAAGCTTCTTTCTGTGAAGATGATTTCCAAGCGTTACAAATCCATGCGgtttttaagcactttttttttttaaatatttgttaaaatttgaTTTTGCCGCCATTATTCTAAGACACAAGATGGtagcaaacatttaaaatgcacgGATGTATGTATTGATTAAAAGGCAGCGGTCTGACATATCATTTgcgataaaatgtattttatgcttttCATACAGATGTCTTGCTGTTTTCGGGTGGATGACTCTGCAATTTTAATAGTGGCAAAAATCGCCCAACAAAAATTGCACGGTATCCATCTGTAATCCGCTAGATTCCATTGCCTTcgtttattactgttattttgaatatgtggcactgtgttcatttaaattgttaacTCCCAATAAAATTTGGATATTTATTCCAACTCGCAACTCTTAGAATGAAATTGGTTTCAGAGATTTATTAGCGACTGCACGTTGCAATAACCCTGAGCAGCGCCAGATGGCAGCAGATAGCTGGATATCTGACAAATGATGCTTCTCGTCTGCTCTACATAttcaaatgcattacaaaatgtaaatttgttagACACGTAACACATGCGTTGGAGTGAATCCAGTCCTCTTCTCCGGCGTTGCACAATTTCACTTTTTGACCAATTAATTTAGCGTAACATCTGATTTGAGATCTggaaggagggaaaaaaaagtccattTGAATTTTGTGTAGTAGCCCAGACTCGATCTTGGTCTCTGTGCGCATGAGCGCAGCAGTGCGAGGGATCCATAACACGCCTCCCGTCTCCATAATCATAACTTTAATATCATCGAAAGAGTTTACGACCAAACGGGATTCTTCCGTAAGCGCTTCGTTTGATTAGAGCCATGCGCCTTGAGCAGGGAAACGTGACCTTGATTTGTGGGCATGAAGTTTGCGTCTGTTAACGAGGTGGAGATGAAGAGCTCCACAGGACTCTCCTCGCACTCACTCCAGTGATGCCTCCGTTGAGTCCGCTCACTTCAGGCAGCGCGGATCGTCCCTGCTCTCTTCGTTCGCGCTCGTAATCCGATCTGTCACCGGGAAGCGTTTTTTGCGCCGCGCATCTCTCTACTTCAGCGCGTCTGGATCCGTGATGCCTGGGCTGAAGTTGAACGGAGCGCTGATTTTGTGCGCCCTGATGCTGCCGTTCTCTCGGCCGAACGGTCAGGCGCTGGACTGTCGCGAAGTGCGCTCgtcttttcagtttttgtacCCGGGGATGAAATGGACCCCAGAAACGCCAGTGTCAGGTAAACCGAGCTACTCAGACCTCGGGTTAAGTATTTTTCTATGCAAGACCGTTGTCCGAGAAGCGTTCAGAACGCTACAAAAGTTTCACCTGCCGTTTTGTAGGACTTGTGCTAAACTGACTTGTACTTTAGACCTGGCTTAACGTGGGGTGCTGTATTTGCATGTGGTTTTCTTTAACCGTCGTGTTTCTGATATTAAACAGATTTGTGTAGCCTATCGGACAGTTCTCTACAgtcaaaataatttagtttttatcgATATTTTCCAGGTAAAAGCGTTTGGCGTAGTTTAAAGTAGCCTTTTTACGATTCAGAGAGCTTTTGAAACGTAAATTAATATACAGCTGAGATATTCTAGCTGCACAGAATTGCAATGCTGTGGTATTCAGACGCAAATTATAAACCTTCGATATTAAAGCAAAACTCCCGTCGAAACGAAAAACGTG
The genomic region above belongs to Puntigrus tetrazona isolate hp1 chromosome 14, ASM1883169v1, whole genome shotgun sequence and contains:
- the ccdc160 gene encoding coiled-coil domain-containing protein 160 homolog is translated as MRTMEIADQNTAHESRDDHHWVEELFPPRFTFQNLLESQTDTNEQRSSSIKPPSTLSTDLGEPQRSHRREIYLKALKEVQQTERLLQKEALAKRIIRPVERETSENRPDQGESAGQRCIWNEKDITKLRAGFEEVERDRWRLKRQLSRSEQQLKAEHEERMKLQGLVEKLEEQLSLSKKRAARQALMIDDLKSESQKMNVRLYNLTVQVRETEEEADRWKTSLRKAKEDMQQIAQERSDLARELERAHAQWKSEGDRLEKAARIENEAVLLRLRREVEQNRAHLCAERESHAQSRTALELLRRHFSSQ